A window from Theropithecus gelada isolate Dixy chromosome 1, Tgel_1.0, whole genome shotgun sequence encodes these proteins:
- the LAMTOR5 gene encoding ragulator complex protein LAMTOR5: MEPGAGHHAGSPSLRRALCGGSAVMFSSKERGRCTVINFVPLEAPLRPTPRSRQVTEDCAGEGRAVPLGSGSGWSVGGMEATLEQHLEDTMKNPSIVGVLCTDSQGLNLGCRGTLSDEHAGVISVLAQQAAKLTSDPTDIPVVCLESDNGNIMIQKHDGITVAVHKMAS, encoded by the exons ATGGAGCCAGGAGCGGGTCACCACGCCGGCAGCCCAAGCCTTCGCCGGGCTCTGTGCGGCGGAAGCGCAGTGATGTTTTCCAGTAAAGAACGCGGACGTTGCACCGTGATCAATTTTGTCCCTTTGGAGGCGCCGTTACGGCCCACGCCCCGCTCGCGTCAAGTGACTGAGGACTGTGCTGGAGAAGGACGTGCCGTGCCGCTGGGTTCTGGGTCAGGGTGGTCGGTGGGTGGGATGGAGGCGACCTTGGAGCAGCACTTGGAAGACAC AATGAAGAATCCCTCCATTGTTGGAGTCCTGTGCACAGATTCACAAGGACTTAATCTGGGTT GCCGTGGGACCCTGTCAGATGAGCATGCTGGAGTGATATCTGTTCTAGCCCAGCAAGCAGCTAAGCTAACCTCTGACCCCACTGATATTCCTGTGGTGTGTCTAGAATCAGATAATGG GAACATTATGATCCAGAAACATGATGGCATCACAGTGGCAGTGCACAAAATGGCCTCTTGA